A stretch of DNA from Triticum dicoccoides isolate Atlit2015 ecotype Zavitan chromosome 2A, WEW_v2.0, whole genome shotgun sequence:
CGGTCCACCACCCGGTAGAGCGCATTGGGATCCTGGCAGATGAACACGTGGTCCCTTCCTCGGTGCCGCCGCCAGTACGACTGCCGctccagccactccaccagctcgtcCTGCATGGCCTCGTCGCTATACGAAGGCCCCACCGTGGCCGCCGCATCAGAGGCATTGGCGGCGGCCGGGGGCCGGATGGGGTTGACGACGAGGCTGAGGGACGAGAAGAAGGGCACGTAGAAGAGGTCGGCCTCGGCCGGGTCATCCACGCGAGCCACGGGGCGATCACGTGGTCCGCGGCGACGGAGGTCCTTGAAGAGCCACCACTCCGCCGAGTGCTGGTGCCCCGGATAGCGCAGCTCCTCGTCTGCCAGCACCGCGGCCGCATCCGGCGAACCCGAGGGGCCCCGCGCGGACATGTAGCTGCGGACGACGCCGTAGGTGAACTTGGACGGCAGGTCGTACAGGTAGATCTTGACgggggagggaggggaggaggcggAAGAGGAAGGAGAGGTGGAGACGAAGGAGTGGGAAAGGCGGGAGGCGGATGGGGCAGAGGGGgacaggagcaggaagagtagcgcgaacgcgagcgcgaggaggaggaggatgacaggGGAGGGGCGGCGCGACGGCATGGCGCGGGCGGCGAGTGCGAAGAGGGATCTGGGGAAGACGAACCGAGGGGGCGGGGGCGACACCAGCGCCGACGCCGGCAAGATCAGAGGCGCCGGTCGCTGCTTACGGGGTGGCCTGCCGCGCTCCCACATGTGGCCTGCCGAAGACGGCGGTCGCGCGTCGCGGGCGGCGGAGGATCGGAGGGAGCGGGACGACGGCGATTGGAAGCAGTAGTGGGGCTACTGGCTGGCTCACACTTGTTTCTGCTAGCGCTACTTCCCACAGGTCGGTGACTCCACATGTTATACTATACCACTAGCTTCATGCGGAGTTTTTTTTTTTACGTGCGCTACTAGGCGCTGGCGCGCCGGCCGAAAATTTCGGCCGATCGGCTCCCAGCCGCACCAACTGTTGGATTTGGATCTCCCTCGCGTCGTCTTCTTCCTGTCTCCTCGTCTTCTTCTTTCCCCGCGTCGGCGGCAGTCGGCCACGTACGACGCCGCGCTCACCAGACACCCCCGCGCGGCCTTGCTCGTCCTCGGCCACGTCCTCACTGACCACCCAGCATTGTCACCGTCGGCCGCCATTATCGCCGCATCTCCTCCTCACCCCCTGCTATCTCTCCTACTTTCCACCGCATCTCCTCCTCACCCCTCCTCTCGCTCCATGGTATTTCCCGAAGCGTCGTCGCCGCCCTCCCTCCATCGAAGCTCGTTGCATGGGGTTGCGTGAGCGAGGGCTAAAGAGTCAACGCGGTTCATGGATGTAGCAGAAAAAACGCCGGGAGTAGCAAAAATCATGGATGTAGCAAAATCACTCGCCGGTAGTAGCACAAACCAACTACGGTTGCAGCAAAATCATCTCGCCGTCGTCGCCAGTCTCATCTCCAccatgatggatgtagcaaaaacccTCATCAGTAGTAGCAAAATCTAAAGACGGTTGCAACAATTCATCTCGACATCGTCGCCGGTCTCAGCTCCGCCATGATGAATGTAGCAAAACCCTCACCAGTAGTAGCAAAATTTGAGGACTGTTGCAACAAAAAAAAGCCGCCGTTGTAGTAGGCCGCAGCTCCGTCATGATGGATGTAGCAAATTCGTCGCCAGTAGTAGCAAATTTCGACGACGGTTGCAGCTTCTGGCTTAGCTGGTTGCGGATTCCCAGGGCGTGGAGGTTTCACTTCGTCGGAGTGGAGCTAGATGGATGGGCGGAGTGGATTCCATCGCGGTGTTGCGGCAGCAACTGGTTGcagcttcccaactggttccagcaaaaaaactgACCAGTTGTAGCACCGGGGCGTCGTCTTCCATcactctgttgggtttcgtagtaatttcaaaaaaattcctacgcacacgcaagatcatggtgatgcatagcaacgagaggggagagtgtgatctacgtacccttgtagaccgacaacggaagcgtttggttgatgtagtcgtacgtctccacggcccgaccgatcaagcaccgaaactacggcacctccgagttctagcacacgttcagctcgatgacgatccccggactccgatccagcaaagtgtcggggaagagttccgtcagcacgacggcgtggtgacgatcttgatgcactaccgtcgcagggcttcgcctaagcaccgctacaatattatcgaggactatggtggaagggggcaccgcacacggctaagaatatgatcacgtggatcaacttgtgtgtctaggggtgccccctgcccccgtatataaaggagcaaggggaggaggccggccggccctataggcgcgccaaggaggagtcctcctcctagtaggagtaggactcctactaggagggggaaagaagtggggagggagagggaaagggggggcgccgcccccctatcctagtccaattcggaccaggggggaggaggcgcgcggaccACCTTTggttgcccctctctctctctccactaaggcccatatggcccattccttctcccgggggggttccggtaaccctacggctctccggttttctccgaaatcacccggaacacttccggtgtccgaatatagccgttcaatatatcaatctttatgtctcgaccatttcgagactcctcgtcatgtccgtgatcacatccgggacttcgaactaacttcggtacatcaaaactcataaactcataatataactgtcatcgaaaccttaagcgtgcggaccctacgggttcgagaacaatgtagacatgaccgagacacgtctccggtcaataaccaatagcggaacctggatgctcatattggctcctacatattctacgaagatctttatcggttagaccgcataacaacatacgttgttccctttgtcatcggtatgttacttgcccgagattcgaccattggtatctcaatacctagttcaatctcgttaccggcaagtctctttactcgttccgtaatatatcatctcgcaactaactcattagttgcaatgcttgcaaggcttatgtgatgtgcattactgagagggcccagagatacctctccgacaatcagagtgacaaatcctaatctcgaaatacgccaacccaacatgtacctttggagacacctgtagagtacctttataatcacccatttacgttgtgacgtttggtagcacacaaagtgttcctccggcaaacgggagttgcataatctcatagtcataggaacatgtataagtcatgaagaaagcaatagcaacatactaaacgtcgggtgctaagctaatggaatgggtcatgtcaatcagatcattcacctaatgatgtgatcccattaatcaaataagaactctttgtccatggttaggaaacataaccatctttgattaacgagctagtcaagtagaggcatactagtgacactctgtttgtctatgtattcacacatgtattatgtttccggttaatacaattctagcatgaataataaacatttatcatgatataaggaaataaataataactttattattgcctctagggcatatttccttcacactctACTCGTCCATGGCCTCACACATGGCCGTCGCTGCCCCAAGTTGCAGTACCGCCCCACCACAGTACTCCGTCGTGTCCGTGGGAGAGGGAGTTGCAATGCGAGCGCCGCAGCTATTGGGAGCGGGAGTTGCACAAGCACCGCATCAGGGAACTGCTCGCCGGAACATGTTGCCATGCATGGGCTGACCATGGTCAGGTTTCACAAGTAGAGGATTGGAAGGAGAAAGACGGGCAACATGAGCGGTTGTGCGACGTGGAGGAGGGGGTAAGACGAACgtgagaagaaagaagcaatgcgcGTGGGACCATCAGCTATGTGGCTCCGTGCGCGAGGTGCTCATGGTTAGCGAGCGAGAGGGACCGGCCGAAAGTTTGGTCGGTGTGTAGATGCGAAGGGTTTTCCCTTTTTATTGAGTTTTATCGGTTTTgccattagagcatctacaaccgggctCCTCAACCCCCCCCCCTCCTGTACGTTAGAACTGACGGCCCAATCACTCACTAATAAAAAAGCCACCTCATACCAGCCTCATACACCGGGACTAACcgccacccctcatatccagccaaaTCTAAGACCGATACGGCGAGGCTTGGGCGCGCTGGGCGCCTCCGCCACGTCGGAATGACCACAGAGACCATGCGGAAACACTAGGAAACCCATCGGCCCAATGAGCATCTCCTTGATTTTTTATGGCCCCGCATGTCGCCACTCCGACGCACCGTCCAAGGGCCCTAATCCGGCTATTAAAGCTGGATGCCAACACCCAAACCCTATCCCCCCATCACCATttccctcccctcccctcttcGCCGCCACATTCCAATCTGCTCATCGTCTGCCGCCAACCATGCCCTGACTCCAGATCATGACGTACGCCATGCTTACGCCGGAGTGGCAGCTAAAGCTCCTTGAGTAACATATCCGGGCTAGGTGTGAAGCTCGGATCACATCTGGCATGCCTCTAGATTCGTCGGAGCCGGTGGAGGAGGagcggatgatacgtctccaacgtatctatgatttttttattgtttcaaactattatattatcaatcttggatgctttatatgcattgtAATGCTATTTTATACCATTTtcgggaactaacctattaacctagtgcatagtgtcagttgttgttttctacttgtttttggCTTTCCAGAaaattgttccatctcctgcataaggattagctaacagtttctctattatacctgaaggaatttcataataaatattttcaatagatgcagtaggttgaggagcaactctttgtgctTCTCGTTAAGGTGAAgacaccccgaacaaacccctcaaaggatggttttccatagtaacaagtaacagtaaaTGTCAGCACAtaatataaattttccttaccaaattccactcaccaaaagcgcttcactcctcggcaacggcgccagaaaagagccttgatgacccacaagtataggggatcaatcgtagtccttttgataagtaagagtgtcaaactcacaaggagcagaaggaaatgacaagcagttttcaacaaggtattttctgcagacactgaaattatcggtaacagatagtttgatagcaaggtaatttttcttcttctttttctttttaaaaggactatgtgcatcagtgttaaccctttgagagtcttgttcaattctttttgggtgtccctcgggataaagtggttcctgagtcattctacctcctcttgTCATTACTCGAACagcatgatcattgatattattattcatttcattaagcaactCTCTttaagatttagcaacttgttctaactgagtttgaaccatagaagcatgctttcccacacctctaacatcatttgagattctaaataacaagtcactcaagcgagcaatcatatcagaattgtatttaaaTTGGTtcgtaacatttgcattgaagtggtcttgctttctatgtaattttcaaactcataaaggcattggctagggtgcatattatgaggattatcattatcattgaatttcattagagaatttacctctaccacactaggtggtggtgtatcaagcccatgcatttcctcaataggaggtaaatttttgacatcctcaactttaatacctttttctctcatagatttctttgcctcttgcatatcttcaggactgagatataagatacccctcttcttcggagtgggtttaggtagtggttcaagaagagtccaatcatcataatttttcaatatgttattcaataattcttcagctttcccagtagttcgttccctaaaaacacaaccagcacaactatctaggaaatccctagaagcatcggttagtccattatagaagatatcaagtatttcatttttcttaacaggatgattaggcaaagcattaagcaattggagaagcctcccaagcttgtgggagactctcttcttcaatttgcacaaagttaaatatttcctgtaaggcagcttgtttcttatgagcagggaaatcttTTTCAGaggagtaataaatcatatcttggggactatgcgcacaaccaggagcaagaatattgtaccaagctttagcatcaccctttaatgagaacggaaataatttgagaatataataatagcgaaatttctcatcatgagaaaaaagggtggctatatcattcaacttagcaagatgtgccacaacagtttaattttcataaccatggaaaggatcagattcaaccaaagtaattaactctgggttgacagagaattcataatcatcaacaaagattggtgaagtagcaaacttatgatcatgtttcattttagcattcaaagtcttttctttatacttgcatcataatttttctagatcatctctatccttacaagcaagaatatctctagttgtctcctcattcataacataaccttccggtacctttggcaattcatatctaggaaggctagttctaataggtgtctcaagattttcagtttcaagctcttcatcagtttcaacattctcaaaagctttagttctagcaagttgttcatcaagaaattcacctagtggcacattatcatcaagcaaggtgctatcatcatcataaatatcattcatagcagaagtggcatcatcaataacttgcgacatattaggattagtagcatgtggtggtgttgcaagtttacttataacagaaggtgaatcaagtgcggagctagatggcagttccttacctcccctcgtcttagaggaaaaatcttagtcttagcatccttcagattcttcatagtgacaatttgataataatcccaagtgactcaacaaatatagctatgctccccagcaacgacgccagaaaaaggtcttgataacccacaagtatagggatcacaacagttttcgagggtagagtattcaacccaaatttatagattcaacacaaggggagccaaagaatatttgcaagtattagcagctgatttgtcaattcaaccacacctggagattaattatctacagcaaagtgatcagtagcaaagtagtatgatagttttgataatagtagtagcagcaacggtaacggtaacagtgatagcagtaattttgtagcaagtgtaacattgatgatagcagtagtaacttagcaagaacaatataggataaattcataggcattggatcggtgactttttggatgatattcatcatgagacagttataacctagggcgatacagcactagctccagttcatcaatataatgtaggaatgtattccataaatagtcatacatgcttatggaaagagcttgcatgacatcttttgtcctaccctcccgtggcagcggggtcctattggaaactaagggatattaaggcctccttttagtagagaattggaacaaagcattaacacatagtgaatacatgaactcctcaaactacagtcatcaccgggagtggtcccgactattgtcactccggggttgccggatcataacacgtagtaggtgactataacttgcaagatcggatctagaagatggatataatgatgataacatagacggttcagatctgaaatcatggcacccgggcccaaagtgacaagcattaagcatggcaaagtcatagcaacaacagtcttagaacatagtggatactagggatcaagccctaacaaaactaactcgattacatgatgaatctcatccaactcctcactgaccagcgagcctacgaaggaattactcactcccaatggggagcatcatggaattggcgatggagaagggttggtgatgatgaagaatgaagatccccctctccagagccccaaacggactccagatctggtctcccgatgaagaacaggaggtgacggtgattctgtctcgtggatcgcgacaattctttctccttgattttttttgagaaaatagaattttatagcgtcagtttcagggtctgcggggccaccaggtggggacaacccacctgggcgcgccaggagggggtggcgcgccctgttgggttgtgcccacccaggtgtgcccctccggtggttcttgactCCAgtaattctcttttattttataaaaaatcctcacaaagtttcgttccaatccaagaacttttatttcc
This window harbors:
- the LOC119354103 gene encoding probable arabinosyltransferase ARAD1 is translated as MWERGRPPRKQRPAPLILPASALVSPPPPRFVFPRSLFALAARAMPSRRPSPVILLLLALAFALLFLLLSPSAPSASRLSHSFVSTSPSSSASSPPSPVKIYLYDLPSKFTYGVVRSYMSARGPSGSPDAAAVLADEELRYPGHQHSAEWWLFKDLRRRGPRDRPVARVDDPAEADLFYVPFFSSLSLVVNPIRPPAAANASDAAATVGPSYSDEAMQDELVEWLERQSYWRRHRGRDHVFICQDPNALYRVVDRISNAVLLVSDFGRLRGDQASLVKDVILPYSHRINPFKGDVNVDSRPALLFFMGNRYRKEGGKVRDTLFQVLENEGDVIIKHGAQSRVSRRMATQGMHSSKFCLHPAGDTPSACRLFDALVSLCVPVIVSDHIELPFEDVIDYSNISIFVDTSKAVQPGFLTSMLRRVSSERILEYQREIQRVKHYFEYEDPNGPVNQIWRQVSMKAPLIKLLINRKKRLVERGTNETDCSCICSTPSEISTAG